AAAATAAAGATGTCCTTAACTTGGTTCAATCGGTCAGTTGAAAAATCCTTTTCAACTATTTTTTGAATTTCATCACTTGTTAGAAATTCCCTGTCCACAATTTTAAGTTTGGCTTTCCAATGGATAAAAGGGTCTTTGCTAATCCAGTCATTGGCATAGGCAATGCGAATGATTTTTTTAAAATTCGTTATGTATTTAATTGCTGAATTGTGAGCACAGTTTCTTGTAGTTTTTAGATAATATTCAAATCCAGTAATAAACTTAAGATCTACTTCTCTAACAGGAATATCTTTAACTTGATACTCTTTTAGTATATAATCAGTAACATGCTTCATTGCCGTTTTATAGCGTTCCGCTGTTCCTGCTGAAAAATCTTTGCCAATTAATTCATTAACTTGATCATTGTGTTCTTGAAAAATCGCTAATAGCATCTTTTGATTGCTATTCTTTCCTAAATAGATGTTTTTGATTTTTTCTGCAGTAATCAAAATGTTATTTTCCGATAGCTGTTCTTGAATTTTATTAATCTTAAGTTCTATTGAGAGAAGATATTTATTCAATTCCCGAACGTCGGGAGTAGTGCCTCTTATTTTACCTGCATCAGAATTCCATCGCGTTAATTGCACTTTACGCCTTATGCTAAACTCACTTCGCTTACCATTTACAGTAATACGTGCATATATGGGCGCATAACCGTTTTTGTCAATATCGTTTCCTCGAGGGTAGAATAGGATGGAGAATGTAGTTTGCATCGGTGCGTATTTTTTATCTCCACTAAAATACAAAAAAAATATAAATTATAAAAATCAAGATACGATTGTAATACACTGTATTACTGTATTTTACAATCAATTCGGTGCGTAAATTTTATTTTAAAAAATACGCACCGAATCCCGCACTTTTTATTTGATATTTTTTAGTTTTATTTGATATTGAATAAAATTAAAAACCCTGTAAACATTTAATTTACAGGGTTTTAGTGGAATTTGATACATTCCCAGCGGAGAAAGAGGGATTCGAACCCCCGGAGGTGTGACCCTCAACAGTTTTCAAGACTGCCGCATTCGACCACTCTGCCATTTCTCCAAGTGTCTATTGCCTTTGCCTTTTCAGTGCACTAAGCCCTGATTGGAAATTTGACTTCCCATTGGCGGGTGCAAATATAACAACCTTTTTTGAATTTTATCAAAGGTTTTAAAATATTTTTCAAAAATAATTTATAGCTGAAATTTATATTTTATGAATAGCAAATAACCCACCGCTTTTAGACTTTCACTTATCGAATAAAAGCTTAAAATGACTAACTTTGACAGCAAAAAATAATTGATAAAGAAAATGACGAATAGTATTCAACAATTACAATGGCGTTATGCAGTGAAAAAGTTTGATGATGCTAAAATTCTCCCTGAAGCTAAAATTCAAATTTTAAAAGAGGCTTTTAATTTAACCGCAACTTCTTACGGTTTGCAGCCCATTAAAATGTTAGTCATCAAAGATAAAAAGCTTCAAGATCAACTAGTACCAGTTTCTTACCATCAAAAACAAGTAGGACAAGCGTCGCATCTTTTAGTTTTTTGCATTGAATCACAAATAGACGAAACCTATATAAACAATTATTTTAAAAATGTCAAGAAGCTTAGAAACACATCTGATGAAATTTTAAATCCTTTTAAAAATTTTTTAATTCAAGATTTTTCTAAAAAAACCATAGACGAAATTAAAACATGGGCTACCAATCAGGCCTATTTAGCCATGGGTAATCTATTAACAGTATGTGCCATAGAAGAAATCGATGCCTGCCCTATGGAAGGTTTTTTAGCCAAGGAATATCATGAAATTTTAAAATTAAAGGAAAAGAATTTAGAAGTTGTTTTAGTTTTACCGGTAGGGTATAGAGCAGAGGACGATGTATTTTCTAATTTCGCCAAAGTTCGAAAACCACTTAGTGACTGTGTCATTGATTTGTAATTTTAATATTTTTAACAAAGCATCAGGTACTAAAGCAAACTAGACAAGAAGACAAAATACAATAACTAAAATTTAAAAGAATGCCTGGATTTGAATTTTTTGGAGACTTAGAGCGAAAAGAAGTGAATGATGTTTTAGATTCAGGAGTTTTAATGCGTTACGGTTTTGATAAGGCTCGCAACCATTGGAAAGCCTTAGAATTAGAACAACAGGTAGCTGAGCGAATGGAAGTAAAGCACGCTCACGTGGTAAGTAGCGGAACCGCGGCCTTGACCGTGGCCTTAATGGCGACGCATATCAATTCAGGCGATGAAGTAATTTTACCCACCTTTACTTTTGTAGCTTCTTTTGAAGCCATACTTTCGGTTGGTGCTGTTCCAATTTTAGTTGATGTAGATGATACCTTAGGATTAAATGCCGAGGCTGTTGAAAAAGCGATTACCAAAAAAACAAAGGCGGTAATGGCAGTGCATATGTGTGGTTCCATGGCAGACTTAACCAGCTTACGAAAGGTATGTAAAAAGCACAAGTTAATACTAATTGAAGATGCTTGCCAAGCAATTGGTGGTACGTTTAACAACAAACCTCTAGGTTCTATTGGTAAAATAGGTTGTTTTTCTTTTGATTATGTAAAAACGATTACCTGTGGTGAAGGTGGTGCTATCATAACGAATAGTAAAGATTTATTTACAAAGGCACAGGCGTATACAGATCATGGTCATGATCACTTAGGAACGGATAGGGGAGCAGACAAGCACCCTATTTTAGGATATAATTTTAGAATATCAGAACTTAATGCTGCAGTAGGTGTGGCGCAAGTAAAACGCTTAGATGATTTTATTGCCATTCAAAAAAAGCATTACCGTATTATTGAAGAAGTTTTAAAAAATATTCCAGAAGTAACATTTAGACGAATACCCAAAGGAGGAGTTCAAAATTATTCCTTTTTTAATTTCTTTTTGCCAACAAAAGCGGCTACGAAAAGAGTCCACGAGGCATTTGGGAAACAAGGTGTAGATGCTACATTTTATTGGTTCGACAACAACTGGCATTACCACAAGAAATGGGACCACTTAAAACATTTAAAGGGCTTGAATTATTTTTCAAATGCGCAATATGATGGCCTACCCAATTATTATAAGTCTGACTTTTCTGCCTCAGATGCTATTATTTCTAAAACTATCTCTTGCCTTATAAAACTAAGCTGGACAGAAGAAGAAGTTAGGGAAAGGGCTCAAAAAATGGCTAAAATTATCAAGGAATTAGGCTAGTAAGATACATAATCTACAATTTCAAGACCATAGCCTTCAATACCCACTCTTTTTGTTTGAATTGTGTTGGTTAGCAAACGTATTTTTGAAATATTTAGATCGTGTAAAATTTGAGCGCCAACACCAAAATCTTTCGAATCCATTTCTATTTTAGGTGCTTTTATTTGGCCATTCGTTTGTAATTCTTTTAAGGCAGAAAGGCGATTTAAAAGGTTTAAGGATTGAATTTCTTGATTGATAAATACAAAAGCTCCTTTTCCAGCGGTGTTAATGGCATGAAACATGTCTTCTAGTTTTTTATCAGGATTATTCGTTAAAGTCCCTAGAATATCATTATTAATTAACGTAGAATTAATCCGAGTCAATATTTCCTCGTCTTTTTTCCATGATCCTTTGGTGAGGGCAATATGTATTTGATCATTGGTGGTTTGTTGATAGGCGCGCAACCTAAAATCTCCAAAACGTGTTGTAATGGTAAAATCTTCTTTCTTCTCAATAAGACTATCGTGTTCCATACGATAAGCGATAAGGGCCTCGATGGATACAATTTTTAAATCATGCTTTTTGGCTACTTTTAGTAGTTCAGGTAAACGTGCCATGGTACCGTCCTCATTCATGATTTCGACAATTACTCCTGCCGGTTGCAAACCAGCTAAACGCGCAAAATCTATGGCAGCTTCTGTATGACCAGTTCGTCTTAAAACACCTCCCTCTTTGGCAACTAGCGGAAAAATATGACCAGGTCTGGCCAATTCATACGATTTTGTTGTAGAATCCGTGAGTGCTAAAATTGTTCTAGCTCTATCTGAGGCTGAAATACCAGTTGTAACGCCATTTCCTTTTAAATCCACAGATACCGTAAATGCGGTTTCCATATGATCGGTGTTATTGGTAACCATCATGGGTAAGCCTAACTCTTTGCATCTACTTTCAGTCAAAGGAGTACAAATTAAACCACGGCCATGATACGCCATAAAGTTGACCATTTCTGGGGTTACTAATTCTGCCGCCGCAAGAAAGTCACCTTCATTTTCTCTATTCTCATCATCGACGACGATAATAACTTTTCCGTTTTTAATATCGTTAATCGCATCTTCAATAGTATCAAGATGAATACTTTTTTCCATGTTCATTATTTTGTACGAATTCTTTTTAAGATTAAATTTTGAAAAAAATCGATCATGCTTCCAAAATTTATAAGTCCTTTATCTGCTGTGGCTCTTTTGGTTAAGAAAATACCTAAAGGCATCATAATCAAGGTAGAAGCCCAAGCTCCTAAAATAGGGTTCATATTACCTTCTTTAGCATAGTTTTCAGCAAAAACGCCTATAAAATAATAGGTTAAAAATAAAACAATAGCAATGACCATAGGTAGGCCTAGACCACCTTTTCTAATGATGGCCCCTAAAGGAGCTCCTACAAAAAATAAAATAATACAGGATAAGGCCAACGCAAACTTTTTGTGAAGCGATACAATGTGCATATTGTAAATTTTGAATCGTTTATCTAATTCATCTTTCTTACTTTCAATAGAACCGATAATATTTGTTGTAGTATTTAAAGCCGAGGTTAAAATCTGCGCTTTTTGGTAGGGTTCAAATAAATTTACAAGCCTTAAAGTGTCAATATTTTTCTTAAACAACTCTAATGAATCAGCAGGCCTGCTCATTAATTTTGTTTGGGCAATACTGTCCGATGCTGATAAGATTAAAAAAGCACCCATTCGATTAGAAATACTTTTAGAAAAAGTACCAACAATAGCTTTATTATTGGTATTTATAGAATCGGCATCCTTAATTAAGCGCGATACATTTTTCATCTTATCGGTGGTCACCTCGCGGTCTTCTTCTAAATTAACATCGAGCCGAGAAATATCTTGGTTTAGGGTATAGGTGTCGAAGCTAGATTTTGCAAACGGTTGTTTTCTATTTTCATTTGCATCTTTAGTCTTTCGTTCCTCGTAATAATACCCATCTCTTAGAACAAGTTGCAGAATATCTGAGCCTTCACTACTTACTAATTCTCCCGTTTTAGCCTTAATTACCGTGTTGTTGACATTATTATCTAGTTTTCTATGAATAATAACATTGTCAAGATATCGCTCATTTTCTCCGTACTTTCGATCCACTTTCATATTCATATTGGTGCCTTCTAAATCACTAAAAGCACCCTCGACGATCGCAGTGGATGGTTTTACTTGGCCAATATTTTTACGAAGATTATATATTTTTTGTTCCGCAGCAGGGATCACACTATTGGCAAAATAAAACACCAAAACGCCTAGTAAAGAAACAAAAATGATTAAAACAGCCATAGATCGTTGCAAGGAAATGCCAGAAGCCTTCATTGCTGCAAATTCATAGTTTTCTGCTAGGGACCCAAAAGTAAGTATAGAAGCTAGTAGTACCGTTAAGGGCAGTACTTTCTCTGAAAGATTGGGCATAATATAAAACAAAAATTTACCAATAATGACAATATCTAAACCTTTGCCTGCCAAATCATCAATAAATAGCCAAATCGTTTGGAATATGAAGATGAGCATCAAGATAGCAAACGAGCTGAAGAAATTATATAGAAAACGCTTTAAAATATAACTGTCTAATATTCTCAAGATCTAATTTTTGATGATGTAGTATCCTTGTTTTTTGTACTTTGCTTCATCAAAAGTAAATAAGCTTTTCGATAAAAGTTGATTTGTTTTAAAAGAATTAACAGTGA
The sequence above is drawn from the Cellulophaga sp. Hel_I_12 genome and encodes:
- a CDS encoding LptF/LptG family permease: MRILDSYILKRFLYNFFSSFAILMLIFIFQTIWLFIDDLAGKGLDIVIIGKFLFYIMPNLSEKVLPLTVLLASILTFGSLAENYEFAAMKASGISLQRSMAVLIIFVSLLGVLVFYFANSVIPAAEQKIYNLRKNIGQVKPSTAIVEGAFSDLEGTNMNMKVDRKYGENERYLDNVIIHRKLDNNVNNTVIKAKTGELVSSEGSDILQLVLRDGYYYEERKTKDANENRKQPFAKSSFDTYTLNQDISRLDVNLEEDREVTTDKMKNVSRLIKDADSINTNNKAIVGTFSKSISNRMGAFLILSASDSIAQTKLMSRPADSLELFKKNIDTLRLVNLFEPYQKAQILTSALNTTTNIIGSIESKKDELDKRFKIYNMHIVSLHKKFALALSCIILFFVGAPLGAIIRKGGLGLPMVIAIVLFLTYYFIGVFAENYAKEGNMNPILGAWASTLIMMPLGIFLTKRATADKGLINFGSMIDFFQNLILKRIRTK
- the ribB gene encoding 3,4-dihydroxy-2-butanone-4-phosphate synthase, whose protein sequence is MEKSIHLDTIEDAINDIKNGKVIIVVDDENRENEGDFLAAAELVTPEMVNFMAYHGRGLICTPLTESRCKELGLPMMVTNNTDHMETAFTVSVDLKGNGVTTGISASDRARTILALTDSTTKSYELARPGHIFPLVAKEGGVLRRTGHTEAAIDFARLAGLQPAGVIVEIMNEDGTMARLPELLKVAKKHDLKIVSIEALIAYRMEHDSLIEKKEDFTITTRFGDFRLRAYQQTTNDQIHIALTKGSWKKDEEILTRINSTLINNDILGTLTNNPDKKLEDMFHAINTAGKGAFVFINQEIQSLNLLNRLSALKELQTNGQIKAPKIEMDSKDFGVGAQILHDLNISKIRLLTNTIQTKRVGIEGYGLEIVDYVSY
- a CDS encoding DegT/DnrJ/EryC1/StrS aminotransferase family protein, whose protein sequence is MPGFEFFGDLERKEVNDVLDSGVLMRYGFDKARNHWKALELEQQVAERMEVKHAHVVSSGTAALTVALMATHINSGDEVILPTFTFVASFEAILSVGAVPILVDVDDTLGLNAEAVEKAITKKTKAVMAVHMCGSMADLTSLRKVCKKHKLILIEDACQAIGGTFNNKPLGSIGKIGCFSFDYVKTITCGEGGAIITNSKDLFTKAQAYTDHGHDHLGTDRGADKHPILGYNFRISELNAAVGVAQVKRLDDFIAIQKKHYRIIEEVLKNIPEVTFRRIPKGGVQNYSFFNFFLPTKAATKRVHEAFGKQGVDATFYWFDNNWHYHKKWDHLKHLKGLNYFSNAQYDGLPNYYKSDFSASDAIISKTISCLIKLSWTEEEVRERAQKMAKIIKELG
- a CDS encoding site-specific integrase, with product MQTTFSILFYPRGNDIDKNGYAPIYARITVNGKRSEFSIRRKVQLTRWNSDAGKIRGTTPDVRELNKYLLSIELKINKIQEQLSENNILITAEKIKNIYLGKNSNQKMLLAIFQEHNDQVNELIGKDFSAGTAERYKTAMKHVTDYILKEYQVKDIPVREVDLKFITGFEYYLKTTRNCAHNSAIKYITNFKKIIRIAYANDWISKDPFIHWKAKLKIVDREFLTSDEIQKIVEKDFSTDRLNQVKDIFIFSCFTGLAYADVKKLTKNDIVIGIDGQNWIKTKRTKTDTRSNIPILSIPQAIIDKYEAHQESLDTELLLPVLSNQKMNAYLKEIADLCEINKNLTFHLARHTFATTVTLTNGVPIESVSKMLGHKSLRTTQHYAKIIDKKVSEDMNALRLKMDAIEQNNEKKSINQ
- a CDS encoding NAD(P)H-dependent oxidoreductase; the protein is MTNSIQQLQWRYAVKKFDDAKILPEAKIQILKEAFNLTATSYGLQPIKMLVIKDKKLQDQLVPVSYHQKQVGQASHLLVFCIESQIDETYINNYFKNVKKLRNTSDEILNPFKNFLIQDFSKKTIDEIKTWATNQAYLAMGNLLTVCAIEEIDACPMEGFLAKEYHEILKLKEKNLEVVLVLPVGYRAEDDVFSNFAKVRKPLSDCVIDL